CACCGCTTATCCATCTCGGCATGAAACTTGGACTTACCATAAGGCAACGTTTGATATTTTTGGTAGGCCGGCAATGCAAAGGCTTTTAGGAATTTGGGAATATACCGTGACACAAACCATTAAGGGGATTTTCCGGAGAGGAGGCTTTGCGTGATTATGGTAAGAATTAAATTGAAGGCACTCATGGAAAAACGAACCGAGGTGATGCAAACGCTTCACTCGATGATTGAGCCAGCGGAAAGGGAGAAGGGGTGTCTTTGCTATGACGTTTTTTGCGATATTGAAGACGAAACGGTTTTCAATCTGATCGAGGAGTGGGAAACCCGTCAGGACCTGGGGCGTCATATGCGGTCTGAAATATTCAGTGTTTTGCTCGGGACAAAGAGCCTTTTGGCCAGACCGATCGAGATGAAACTCCAT
This region of Deltaproteobacteria bacterium genomic DNA includes:
- a CDS encoding antibiotic biosynthesis monooxygenase — translated: MIMVRIKLKALMEKRTEVMQTLHSMIEPAEREKGCLCYDVFCDIEDETVFNLIEEWETRQDLGRHMRSEIFSVLLGTKSLLARPIEMKLHTVSRSEGLEVINALRAREPRDGQRPF